One stretch of Streptomyces agglomeratus DNA includes these proteins:
- a CDS encoding APC family permease: protein MRKLVALPVLSADALSSVAYGPEAMLGVLVLAGTAGLAYCLPIAAAIAFLMLAVGVSYRQTIRAYPHGGGSYIVAGDNLGLLPGLTAAGGLLIDYVLTVAVSIASGIAAITSAVPSLAPAAVPMGLAMIALLLVGNLRGIRQAGALFAAPTYAFILAMFALIISSLADATERGFQPAPTPHLNAAEGLGVLLVMRAFASGSTAMTGIEAISNAVPVFRPARWRNARTTLTWMIGLLIALFAGVVAIVHLSGVIPSSSETVLSQLAHLTFGSGAMYVFVQAATAAVLLLAANTAYNDFPRVLFLLARDDHAPHIFLRQGDRLAFSNGIALLSAAAALVYVVFDGNTNSLIPLYAVGVFLAFSLSQAGMVVHWRRVRTPHWRKSLAFNATGAVLSTLVLITAAITKFTAGAWVALVAIGLFFLLATRIRHHYQTVGTALRLHPDTVEAPDRTLAPAPAPPLTPPHPTAQPEARRTDRDAEEAEEEETPQAIHHLSVVALASLDLAGLRALAYAASLQQPTLALHISPSEEEAQRFRDYWTTWGDHVPLHVVLSPYRAITAPLIHYIEALHRQRPDLTITVILPEIVTQHLRHRLLHSKDATRLRHALRPLPKIVITSVPFHVP, encoded by the coding sequence ATGCGCAAGCTGGTGGCGCTGCCAGTGCTCTCGGCTGATGCTCTGTCGTCGGTGGCCTACGGCCCCGAAGCGATGCTGGGCGTACTCGTGCTCGCGGGCACTGCTGGGCTGGCGTATTGCCTGCCGATCGCTGCCGCCATTGCGTTTCTGATGCTGGCGGTGGGGGTGTCGTACCGGCAGACGATCCGCGCCTATCCCCATGGCGGCGGCTCGTACATCGTCGCCGGTGACAACCTGGGCCTTCTGCCGGGGCTGACGGCGGCGGGGGGCCTGCTGATCGACTACGTCCTGACCGTCGCGGTCTCGATCGCCTCCGGGATCGCCGCGATCACCTCCGCTGTCCCCTCACTGGCGCCAGCTGCGGTCCCCATGGGCCTGGCCATGATCGCTTTGCTGCTCGTCGGGAACCTACGCGGGATCCGACAGGCCGGGGCGCTGTTCGCCGCACCTACCTACGCCTTCATCCTCGCGATGTTCGCTTTGATCATCAGCAGCCTGGCGGACGCCACGGAGCGCGGATTCCAGCCGGCCCCCACCCCACACCTGAACGCAGCCGAGGGCCTCGGAGTCCTGCTCGTCATGCGCGCCTTCGCCTCCGGCTCTACGGCCATGACCGGCATCGAGGCCATCTCCAATGCTGTACCGGTCTTCCGGCCCGCTCGATGGCGCAACGCGCGCACCACCCTCACCTGGATGATCGGCCTGCTCATCGCCCTGTTTGCGGGTGTCGTCGCCATCGTTCACCTCAGCGGCGTCATTCCCAGCAGCAGCGAGACCGTACTGTCGCAACTCGCCCACCTGACCTTCGGTTCGGGCGCGATGTACGTGTTCGTCCAGGCGGCAACGGCGGCGGTCCTGCTCCTTGCGGCGAACACCGCCTACAACGATTTCCCGCGCGTGCTGTTCCTCCTCGCCCGCGACGACCACGCCCCTCACATCTTCCTCAGACAGGGCGATCGCCTGGCTTTCAGCAACGGCATCGCCCTGCTGTCGGCGGCTGCCGCCCTCGTCTACGTCGTATTCGACGGCAACACCAATTCGCTGATCCCGCTGTACGCCGTCGGCGTCTTCCTCGCCTTCAGTCTGTCGCAGGCCGGCATGGTGGTGCACTGGCGCCGCGTCCGCACCCCGCACTGGCGCAAGAGCCTCGCCTTCAACGCCACCGGGGCAGTGCTCTCCACCCTCGTCCTGATCACCGCCGCCATCACCAAGTTCACCGCCGGTGCCTGGGTCGCCCTCGTGGCCATCGGCCTGTTCTTCCTCCTGGCCACCCGCATCCGTCACCACTACCAAACGGTCGGCACAGCGCTCCGGCTGCACCCTGACACAGTCGAAGCGCCCGACCGTACCCTCGCGCCGGCTCCTGCACCTCCACTGACTCCACCACACCCCACGGCCCAGCCCGAAGCCAGACGGACCGACCGCGACGCAGAGGAAGCAGAAGAGGAGGAAACACCCCAGGCCATCCATCACCTGTCGGTCGTCGCCCTCGCCTCCCTCGACCTCGCCGGCCTGCGCGCCCTCGCCTACGCAGCCTCACTCCAGCAGCCCACGCTCGCCCTCCACATCAGCCCCAGCGAGGAGGAAGCCCAGCGCTTCCGCGACTACTGGACCACCTGGGGCGACCACGTGCCGCTGCACGTCGTCCTCTCCCCCTACCGCGCGATCACCGCGCCACTGATCCACTACATCGAGGCACTCCACCGCCAACGCCCCGACCTCACCATCACCGTGATCCTCCCCGAGATCGTCACCCAGCACCTGCGCCACCGGCTCCTGCACAGCAAGGACGCCACCCGCCTCAGACACGCCCTGCGACCACTACCCAAGATCGTCATCACGAGCGTCCCCTTCCACGTCCCATAA
- a CDS encoding helix-turn-helix domain-containing protein: protein MPTASKTSPGDFLSGALELRRKLDRLIDAAVIAERECGSTWEQIAQAAQMTRQSAHEK from the coding sequence ATGCCGACAGCGTCCAAGACTTCGCCCGGTGACTTCCTGAGCGGAGCGCTGGAGTTGCGCAGGAAGCTCGACCGGCTGATCGATGCTGCCGTGATCGCGGAGCGGGAGTGCGGAAGCACCTGGGAGCAAATCGCCCAGGCCGCGCAGATGACCCGGCAGTCGGCCCACGAGAAGTGA
- a CDS encoding PP2C family protein-serine/threonine phosphatase, with amino-acid sequence MTVDIDFTAFFDATPSPYLMLDTDLVIRYANTAYLQTTGRSRDQLIGKYFFDALPANPGTLDDTQQDLKASLRRVLDTGQSDTLVLQRYDIPALDQPGGFEERWWSEIHTPILGPDGKVRWIVQRAEDVTAFVHSRLARQLTEEFTEREKGMAAELYARAGELNRLNLELREAHARERQVAVALQEAMLSAPDLEHHTDNIAVRYLPATASLNVCGDWYDVVDLPPDRYAAAVGDVVGHGLHAAAVMGMLRSALSAVIRATPSPAQALEVLGLYARSLDGATAATAVKVLIDTRSRLIIYSSAGHPPPVLLHPDGTFELLDQATDPPLGARPHHVPRPQAGLAYTRGDTLVMYTDGLIERRDEDIDASLARLTTALAQVSTLAPDQLADALLDRLVAEGTDDDIALIVIRL; translated from the coding sequence ATGACAGTCGACATTGATTTCACGGCGTTCTTCGACGCCACACCAAGCCCGTACCTCATGCTGGACACGGACCTGGTGATCCGCTACGCCAACACGGCATACCTGCAGACCACCGGCCGGTCCAGAGACCAGCTGATCGGGAAGTATTTCTTCGACGCCCTGCCTGCAAATCCCGGCACCCTCGATGACACACAACAGGACCTGAAGGCGTCACTGCGCCGGGTGCTGGACACTGGGCAATCGGACACCTTGGTGCTGCAGCGGTACGACATCCCCGCCCTCGACCAGCCAGGCGGGTTCGAGGAGCGATGGTGGTCCGAGATCCACACCCCGATTCTCGGGCCTGACGGCAAGGTGAGGTGGATCGTCCAACGGGCCGAGGACGTCACCGCCTTCGTCCACTCACGCCTGGCACGCCAGCTCACCGAGGAGTTCACCGAGCGGGAGAAGGGGATGGCAGCCGAGCTGTACGCGCGGGCCGGCGAGCTGAACCGCCTGAACCTGGAACTCCGTGAGGCCCACGCCCGTGAACGCCAGGTCGCCGTCGCCCTGCAGGAAGCCATGCTCTCCGCCCCCGACCTGGAGCACCACACCGACAACATCGCCGTGCGCTACCTGCCGGCGACCGCATCACTGAACGTGTGCGGCGACTGGTACGACGTCGTCGACCTGCCACCCGACCGCTACGCCGCGGCGGTCGGAGACGTTGTCGGCCACGGCCTGCACGCCGCGGCCGTCATGGGCATGCTCCGCAGCGCCCTGAGCGCGGTCATCCGTGCCACTCCCAGTCCCGCCCAGGCCCTGGAGGTCCTCGGGCTGTACGCCCGCTCCCTGGACGGCGCGACGGCCGCAACCGCGGTGAAGGTCCTCATCGACACCCGCAGCAGACTGATCATCTACAGCAGCGCCGGACACCCACCTCCCGTCCTGCTCCACCCTGACGGGACCTTTGAACTGCTGGACCAGGCGACCGATCCGCCGCTCGGCGCCCGCCCCCACCATGTCCCCCGCCCCCAGGCCGGCCTCGCCTACACCCGTGGGGACACCCTTGTGATGTATACCGACGGCCTCATCGAGCGCCGTGACGAGGATATCGACGCCAGCCTGGCACGCTTGACCACAGCCCTGGCCCAGGTCAGCACCCTCGCCCCCGACCAGCTGGCCGACGCGCTGCTGGACCGCCTCGTCGCAGAGGGCACCGACGACGACATCGCCCTCATCGTCATCCGCCTATAG